From the Butyrivibrio fibrisolvens genome, the window ACGGCTGGGTATCAGTAAGTACCTATCTGGATGGAGAAACACATGTTATTGTAATCTGCGATAACGGAAAAGGTTTTGATGTAGATAAGATGATGGAAGCTACTGAAAAAGGTGATCATATAGGTGTTCGAAACGTAAGAGACAGGATTGAGAGTATGACTGGTGGAACCTTCTCCTTGGAAAGTGTGGTAGGAGAGGGCACGACTATTACTATTAGAATACCTGTCAGAGCGGATGATGTTGAATTCGAATAAAAAATGAATTTAAATTATAGAAATACGCATTCACTGTGTATTTTGTGAGTTGATGAATTGGTGGATAATAAAGCCTTAGTTACATGATTATTGAATCTATGATTTACGGATATAAATGGGTGATAATTGATGAATGCTATATGTGTTGACGATGAGGCATTGATCCTTACAAGGACAGTTAATCTGGTAAAGAAAACTAAATTATTTGAAAATGTTGAGTCGTTCATGGACCCATATGATGCTATAGATTATCTGGATTCGGCTTCTGTAACGCTTGCACTCCTTGATATAGATATGCCTCAAATGGGTGGACTGGAGCTTGCTCAAAAACTTAAGGAGAAGAATCCGGATATCAAAGTGATCTTTTTGACAGGATATTCTGAATATGCAGTTGATGCTTACGCTCTGCATGCTACAGGATATCTTCTTAAGCCTATAAGCTATGATAAGCTTGTGTCTGAGCTTGAATATGCTTTGCAGACAGCAGGATCTGCTACAGAATCAGGCACTAAATCTAAAGATGTGCCAAGAGTTAAAGTAGAAACTTTCGGATATTTCAATATCCTTGTAGACGGCAAGCTTGTAGCCTTTAAACGCAATAAGGCCAAAGAACTGATCGCATGCCTTGTTGACCGCCGCGGACAGTTTGTCTCCAGAAAAGATATTTTTTATATATTGTGGGAAGATGATGACTACGACAGAGCAAAGCAGAAGTATCTTGACACTATAATACGAAGCCTTAAAGATACGCTTGAAGAGTACGGTATCTCAGATATTTTTGAGATCGAAAGCGGCCAGATGCGAATAGTAGCCGACAAGATCGATTGCGACCTCTTTAAATTTCTTAATAAAGATAAAGCTGCTATGAACAGCTTTACGGGAGAGTACATGAGCTCCTATACCTGGGCCAGCGAAACAGAAGGGTATCTAACAGAGATGATGGAGATTTGATCTTCATCATCTTTTTCTATCCCTGCTAGATATAAAACAAAATATTTTTATATGCCTGAAAAGATATGAACTTTAAGAGCCTTTGTAATGCCAGAATAAGTTTGACTTCATAAACCCTTATAATGCTTAGATAGATATAAAGATAGTAGGAATAGACCTATTGTTTCTGTTATGTGATATATCATGGATGTCCATACGATGCCTATTTCGCGACCCATGAGATATACGGTCTGCATCTGTATCGATGCAAAAGAAATAAGGAATACTAAAAGTATTGCCATAGATGATAATTTTAAGAAACGATCATTTAAAAAGATTCCCGTCATAACAACGCCCAGTAGGATGGCGGAGAGAATTTCAATATACTTAAATCCGTGGGTCATGTTGTAAAGCATTACGAATGTCCCGTCTGTCATGCCTTCTCCAAGAGAAAGAGCATCCATCAGAATTCCAATAAATCTCCTGTACATGATCGAAGTGAAAACGTAGATGAGTTCGGCCCCTACAAAAATAACAGCCCAAAGCTGAAAGAGTCTGTTTATCGAGGATATAGATAGGGAAGCAAGCTTATCTCCAAGATATTCTTTCTGAAGATTCTCCATGTCTTTTCTGTCATCTTTTTCAACCAGGCTTAAATAGTGATTTAGTTTCTTATATGCGTGAAAGAATATC encodes:
- a CDS encoding response regulator — its product is MNAICVDDEALILTRTVNLVKKTKLFENVESFMDPYDAIDYLDSASVTLALLDIDMPQMGGLELAQKLKEKNPDIKVIFLTGYSEYAVDAYALHATGYLLKPISYDKLVSELEYALQTAGSATESGTKSKDVPRVKVETFGYFNILVDGKLVAFKRNKAKELIACLVDRRGQFVSRKDIFYILWEDDDYDRAKQKYLDTIIRSLKDTLEEYGISDIFEIESGQMRIVADKIDCDLFKFLNKDKAAMNSFTGEYMSSYTWASETEGYLTEMMEI